One window of Polyangiaceae bacterium genomic DNA carries:
- a CDS encoding WG repeat-containing protein produces the protein MATKKKTPRSAKTPQRGTRKTASRSKAKRAPKQAKRVRFGYQRDGEWVIEPRFEAALPFHHGLAAVQLGGRWGYIDPQGNWVLEPQFYHASSFVDGVFAQVVLGQQQLYISRAGKPVFLHRLPASDGLVAARAEGFHAWDAKWGYWDAVTGEPRIPAKFASAEPFFGEFATASIWVPDVGGRHGVIDRRGEWVIEPEFILSKGGHPRGAIVTRKEGDKYLTGVVHPEQGVVIPFAEKNIKPDLSRTQTKWPPRTPEDEALVLTKQELAVEPTADPSKFPFRFYGVGIGDSERQLVYRIHFEAGDARPLVSSVRTALRDAGLRGSCKAEGAFLAVDVSDAYELGMLAEEQLLPALKQLHLQHPIREVTLLTLSDYADSDWQRWSVEQQPEADDGPMFGYE, from the coding sequence GTGGCTACCAAGAAGAAGACGCCTCGCAGCGCAAAGACTCCTCAGCGCGGGACTCGCAAGACCGCTAGTCGCTCAAAGGCGAAGCGCGCACCGAAGCAGGCCAAGCGCGTGCGCTTCGGCTACCAACGGGACGGCGAGTGGGTGATTGAGCCGCGCTTCGAGGCCGCGCTGCCGTTTCATCATGGGCTCGCAGCCGTGCAGCTCGGAGGGCGCTGGGGCTACATCGATCCCCAGGGAAACTGGGTACTCGAACCCCAGTTCTACCACGCGAGTTCCTTCGTCGATGGCGTGTTCGCCCAGGTGGTGCTTGGACAGCAGCAGCTCTACATCAGCCGCGCAGGGAAGCCGGTATTCCTGCATCGACTCCCGGCGTCGGACGGCTTGGTCGCTGCGCGCGCAGAAGGGTTTCACGCATGGGACGCCAAATGGGGCTACTGGGACGCGGTGACCGGGGAGCCCAGGATCCCTGCGAAGTTCGCGTCGGCCGAGCCGTTCTTTGGTGAGTTTGCCACCGCATCGATTTGGGTGCCGGACGTGGGGGGAAGACACGGCGTGATCGATCGTCGTGGGGAGTGGGTGATCGAACCGGAGTTCATCCTTTCCAAGGGCGGTCACCCGCGCGGCGCGATCGTCACCCGCAAGGAGGGTGACAAGTACCTCACCGGCGTCGTGCATCCAGAGCAGGGTGTCGTGATCCCGTTCGCGGAAAAGAACATCAAGCCCGACTTGTCGCGGACTCAGACGAAGTGGCCTCCGCGCACGCCAGAAGACGAAGCCCTGGTGCTGACGAAACAGGAGCTCGCCGTCGAGCCCACCGCGGATCCCTCCAAGTTTCCATTTCGATTCTACGGAGTGGGGATCGGAGACTCCGAGCGCCAGCTGGTTTATCGCATCCATTTCGAGGCGGGGGACGCTCGGCCCCTGGTCAGTTCCGTTCGAACGGCGCTCCGCGACGCTGGCCTCCGCGGTTCATGCAAGGCAGAGGGCGCCTTCTTGGCGGTGGACGTGTCCGATGCCTATGAACTCGGCATGCTGGCCGAGGAGCAGCTCCTGCCTGCGCTGAAACAGCTCCACCTGCAGCACCCGATCCGCGAGGTAACGTTGCTCACCCTCTCGGATTATGCAGACAGTGACTGGCAACGCTGGAGTGTCGAACAGCAGCCAGAGGCGGATGATGGGCCGATGTTCGGTTACGAATAG